A genome region from Candidatus Angelobacter sp. includes the following:
- a CDS encoding DUF58 domain-containing protein: protein MPSLLTPELLRRLEQFQLLAQRRAKSSAKGERRSKARGQSVEFADYRNYVSGDDFRYLDWNLYGRLDRLFLKLYEEERELPVTVFLDASESMTFGEPRKFDFARQVAAAVGYVALCGFDRVSVVIFPDVTSEPATDAERRAQSSELAARGALRAVRGRRSALEFFQNINQLTARGATSFNEALRRGALQARQAGVAVVLSDFLDPAGYEAGLTALVGRGFQVNAVQILAPDELNPATYGDLRLIDSETGAQQEVTFGKYRLNTYRQTVQNFCQRLREYCSSRGMNFFMAASDTPLEELLLKQLREAEVWG from the coding sequence ATGCCCTCGCTCCTCACCCCCGAACTTCTGCGTCGTCTCGAGCAGTTTCAACTGCTCGCGCAGCGTCGCGCAAAGAGCAGCGCCAAGGGGGAGCGACGCAGCAAGGCACGCGGGCAATCGGTCGAGTTCGCGGATTATCGCAATTATGTTTCCGGCGACGATTTCCGCTATCTCGATTGGAATCTCTACGGTCGGCTGGACCGGCTCTTCCTGAAACTCTATGAAGAGGAGCGCGAACTGCCGGTCACGGTATTTCTTGATGCCAGCGAGTCAATGACCTTCGGCGAGCCGCGCAAGTTTGACTTCGCGCGGCAGGTCGCGGCCGCGGTTGGCTACGTGGCTTTGTGCGGTTTCGACCGCGTCAGCGTGGTGATCTTTCCCGATGTGACGTCAGAGCCCGCCACCGATGCGGAGCGCAGGGCGCAAAGTTCGGAGCTGGCGGCTCGCGGCGCGTTGCGCGCGGTGCGAGGGCGCAGGTCCGCGCTGGAATTTTTCCAGAACATCAATCAACTCACCGCGCGGGGAGCGACCTCGTTCAATGAAGCGCTGCGCCGCGGGGCGCTGCAGGCACGTCAGGCGGGTGTGGCGGTCGTGCTAAGCGATTTTCTCGATCCGGCGGGCTACGAAGCCGGACTGACCGCGCTCGTCGGTCGCGGCTTTCAGGTGAATGCCGTGCAAATCCTCGCGCCGGACGAATTGAACCCAGCGACCTATGGTGACCTGCGTCTGATTGATTCCGAGACCGGAGCGCAACAGGAGGTCACCTTCGGGAAGTACCGCCTCAACACCTACCGGCAGACGGTGCAAAACTTCTGTCAGCGGCTCCGCGAGTATTGCTCTTCGCGCGGCATGAACTTTTTCATGGCGGCCTCCGACACGCCGCTGGAGGAACTGTTGCTGAAACAACTTCGCGAGGCGGAGGTGTGGGGATGA
- a CDS encoding MoxR family ATPase: protein MNTEEQIQSFRQTSAALRAEIGKVIVGNDEIVEGTLFAIFAGGHVLLEGVPGLGKTLLVRTLSEVLELSFNRIQFTPDLMPADILGTNLVVENPDGRREFQFQRGPIFAHIILADEINRATPKTQSALLEAMQEKQVTAAGEIRKLAEPFFVLATQNPIDQEGTYPLPEAQLDRFFFKLLVDYPSAAELTEVLNRTTENARAQVNKVLDGASLLELQKLVREVPVATHVKDYAVRLVLATHPRTETAAPIANQYLRFGSSPRGGQTLILAAKVRALTQGRFNVSFDDIQAVAAAALRHRLILNFEADAEGVTTDHIITQILQDVPKDVQAVNV from the coding sequence ATGAACACCGAAGAACAAATCCAATCGTTCCGCCAGACCTCCGCCGCGTTGCGCGCGGAGATCGGCAAAGTGATAGTCGGAAACGACGAAATCGTCGAGGGCACGCTCTTCGCCATCTTTGCGGGCGGCCACGTGCTGCTCGAGGGCGTGCCCGGGCTCGGAAAGACGCTGCTTGTCCGCACGCTGAGCGAAGTGCTCGAACTCTCCTTCAACCGCATCCAGTTCACGCCCGACCTGATGCCCGCCGACATTCTAGGGACCAATCTGGTCGTCGAGAATCCCGATGGCCGGCGCGAGTTCCAGTTCCAGCGCGGCCCGATCTTCGCGCATATCATCCTCGCGGACGAAATCAATCGCGCCACGCCGAAGACACAGTCCGCTCTGCTTGAGGCGATGCAGGAAAAGCAGGTCACCGCCGCGGGTGAAATCCGCAAGCTGGCCGAGCCGTTTTTTGTGCTCGCCACGCAAAACCCCATTGACCAGGAGGGGACCTATCCGCTGCCCGAAGCGCAGCTCGACCGCTTCTTTTTCAAATTGCTCGTGGATTACCCAAGCGCCGCCGAACTGACCGAGGTGCTCAATCGCACCACGGAAAATGCAAGGGCACAGGTCAACAAGGTGCTTGATGGCGCCAGTCTGCTGGAGTTGCAAAAACTTGTCCGCGAAGTCCCGGTGGCGACGCACGTTAAGGATTATGCGGTGCGACTCGTGCTCGCCACACATCCCAGGACCGAGACCGCCGCACCCATCGCCAATCAATACCTTCGTTTTGGGAGCAGCCCGCGTGGTGGACAGACGTTGATTCTCGCGGCGAAAGTCCGCGCGCTGACACAGGGCCGGTTCAACGTCAGCTTCGACGACATTCAGGCGGTCGCCGCGGCGGCGCTGCGTCATCGTCTGATCCTGAATTTCGAGGCGGATGCCGAAGGCGTCACGACGGATCACATCATCACGCAAATTCTCCAGGACGTGCCGAAGGATGTGCAGGCGGTGAATGTCTGA